From Dreissena polymorpha isolate Duluth1 unplaced genomic scaffold, UMN_Dpol_1.0 chrUn003, whole genome shotgun sequence, the proteins below share one genomic window:
- the LOC127863226 gene encoding uncharacterized protein LOC127863226 isoform X2 has translation MATTLRICAVWIVLCFALTQANNYSDPYGCYGDVCNYESPAQFCDIVLRHCRRCDEIQTDCFTRQQTFNCTEFCYETRYKQAVKELRVAGCQVPPPPEHGQFKDTRNHVPFNDTLTVICGSGYTPLYDDPIICGEFSTWSGPLPICESSTNYYLILAIILGVCFLLSLVVNVVILIRTGCCRWLRKNSEKKTSTKETQRLLDSKDNEQELDNLKRKSADKQSDLKLDEIVISDENHDGSGICSPASNTGGAIKSFVPTLETQKTNSDEMASTRTNNKGSNSSPKSSRDANIQDLRGSGGTSVGSIIHNHINTTVNVFPQNGTCPATEESQQQNPESTPELLKRPVEETNYTASETVIPIEPDDNGNGEG, from the exons ATGGCAACCACGCTAAGAATCT GTGCTGTCtggattgttttgtgttttgcGTTAACACAAGCTAATAACTACTCCGATCCGTACGGTTGCTATGGGGACGTTTGCAACTA TGAAAGCCCGGCCCAGTTCTGTGATATAGTGTTAAGACATTGTCGGCGTTGCGACGAGATCCAAACCGACTGTTTTACCAGACAGCAAACGTTTAACTGCACAGAATTTTGTTATG aaactCGATATAAACAAGCGGTTAAAGAACTTCGAG TTGCAGGATGCCAAGTACCACCTCCTCCAGAACACGGACAATTTAAAGACACCAGAAACCACGTGCCATTCAATGACACGTTAACAGTTATTTGCGGCAGCGGTTATACCCCTTTATATGACGATCCCATTATATGTGGCGAATTCTCAACGTGGAGCGGACCGCTGCCGATATGTGAAA GTTCAACAAACTATTATCTCATTTTGGCGATCATTCTCGGCGTTTGTTTTCTGCTGTCTTTGGTGGTAAATGTAGTTATTCTAATCCGAACCGGCTGTTGTCGATGGCTTAGGAAAAACAGTGAGAAGAAAACGTCGACTAAGGAAACTCAACGGCTACTAGATTCAAAAGACAATG AACAAGAACTTGACAATTTGAAACGCAAGTCAGCCGACAAACAATCAGATTTAAAACTAGACGAAATAGTCATAAGTGACGAAAACCATGATGGAAGCGGTATCTGTTCCCCTGCAAGCAACACCGGCGGTGCAATAAAATCATTTGTACCTACCTTAGAGACGCAAAAGACGAATTCCGATGAAATGGCATCTACAAGGACCAATAACAAAGGATCAAATTCCTCACCAAAGTCATCACGTGATGCGAACATTCAAGATCTGCGTGGTAGTGGCGGAACTTCAGTCGGGTCAATTATTCATAATCACATAA ACACCACGGTGAatgtttttccccaaaatggaacCTGTCCTGCCACAGAAGAAAGCCAGCAACAGAACCCGGAGAGTACACCTGAGCTTTTAAAACGACCGGTTGAAGAGACTAATTACACTGCGTCAGAAACAGTCATTCCTATAGAGCCAGATGACAACGGCAATGGTGAAGGTTGA
- the LOC127863226 gene encoding uncharacterized protein LOC127863226 isoform X1 — MATTLRICAVWIVLCFALTQANNYSDPYGCYGDVCNYESPAQFCDIVLRHCRRCDEIQTDCFTRQQTFNCTEFCYETRYKQAVKELRVAGCQVPPPPEHGQFKDTRNHVPFNDTLTVICGSGYTPLYDDPIICGEFSTWSGPLPICESSTNYYLILAIILGVCFLLSLVVNVVILIRTGCCRWLRKNSEKKTSTKETQRLLDSKDNEIPVQMESSGIDRSADLTPVFPSAPTEQELDNLKRKSADKQSDLKLDEIVISDENHDGSGICSPASNTGGAIKSFVPTLETQKTNSDEMASTRTNNKGSNSSPKSSRDANIQDLRGSGGTSVGSIIHNHINTTVNVFPQNGTCPATEESQQQNPESTPELLKRPVEETNYTASETVIPIEPDDNGNGEG; from the exons ATGGCAACCACGCTAAGAATCT GTGCTGTCtggattgttttgtgttttgcGTTAACACAAGCTAATAACTACTCCGATCCGTACGGTTGCTATGGGGACGTTTGCAACTA TGAAAGCCCGGCCCAGTTCTGTGATATAGTGTTAAGACATTGTCGGCGTTGCGACGAGATCCAAACCGACTGTTTTACCAGACAGCAAACGTTTAACTGCACAGAATTTTGTTATG aaactCGATATAAACAAGCGGTTAAAGAACTTCGAG TTGCAGGATGCCAAGTACCACCTCCTCCAGAACACGGACAATTTAAAGACACCAGAAACCACGTGCCATTCAATGACACGTTAACAGTTATTTGCGGCAGCGGTTATACCCCTTTATATGACGATCCCATTATATGTGGCGAATTCTCAACGTGGAGCGGACCGCTGCCGATATGTGAAA GTTCAACAAACTATTATCTCATTTTGGCGATCATTCTCGGCGTTTGTTTTCTGCTGTCTTTGGTGGTAAATGTAGTTATTCTAATCCGAACCGGCTGTTGTCGATGGCTTAGGAAAAACAGTGAGAAGAAAACGTCGACTAAGGAAACTCAACGGCTACTAGATTCAAAAGACAATG AAATACCTGTTCAAATGGAATCGTCCGGAATCGACCGGTCAGCAGATCTTACGCCAGTTTTTCCATCCGCCCCAACAGAACAAGAACTTGACAATTTGAAACGCAAGTCAGCCGACAAACAATCAGATTTAAAACTAGACGAAATAGTCATAAGTGACGAAAACCATGATGGAAGCGGTATCTGTTCCCCTGCAAGCAACACCGGCGGTGCAATAAAATCATTTGTACCTACCTTAGAGACGCAAAAGACGAATTCCGATGAAATGGCATCTACAAGGACCAATAACAAAGGATCAAATTCCTCACCAAAGTCATCACGTGATGCGAACATTCAAGATCTGCGTGGTAGTGGCGGAACTTCAGTCGGGTCAATTATTCATAATCACATAA ACACCACGGTGAatgtttttccccaaaatggaacCTGTCCTGCCACAGAAGAAAGCCAGCAACAGAACCCGGAGAGTACACCTGAGCTTTTAAAACGACCGGTTGAAGAGACTAATTACACTGCGTCAGAAACAGTCATTCCTATAGAGCCAGATGACAACGGCAATGGTGAAGGTTGA